One genomic segment of Thermodesulfovibrionales bacterium includes these proteins:
- a CDS encoding (2Fe-2S)-binding protein yields the protein MFTLFINGKHYRVDVSPDTPLLWVIREHIGLIGTKFGCGIAQCGVCTVLINGRAERSCQTRVKDLKGKKIITIEGIPESHPVKRAWLIEDVPQCGYCQPGQIMQAISLLNEKPNPSDKDIDEHMSGCLCRCGTYQRIRKAIHLASKLMAKGRGR from the coding sequence ATGTTTACTCTCTTTATTAATGGAAAGCATTATAGAGTTGATGTCAGTCCTGACACGCCACTTTTATGGGTGATAAGAGAGCATATCGGCTTGATAGGTACAAAGTTTGGCTGCGGCATAGCACAGTGCGGAGTTTGTACTGTACTTATTAACGGAAGGGCAGAGCGGTCATGTCAGACCAGGGTTAAAGATCTTAAGGGAAAAAAAATAATCACTATTGAGGGTATTCCTGAAAGCCATCCTGTAAAAAGGGCATGGTTAATAGAGGATGTACCTCAATGCGGTTACTGTCAGCCGGGACAGATCATGCAGGCTATTTCTCTTCTGAATGAAAAACCAAATCCCAGTGATAAGGATATTGATGAGCACATGTCAGGATGCCTTTGCAGATGCGGGACATACCAGAGAATAAGAAAGGCAATTCATCTGGCATCTAAACTAATGGCTAAAGGGAGGGGAAGATGA
- a CDS encoding PilZ domain-containing protein, with protein sequence MVAGGWHTRKYERVPAGGEINFSLSRIELGHKKDIFSRAEIINSSEGGLCIKTQTPLEVGNILNFEYRGNKEQAMVKWVIREEGIYIAGIMFLKKK encoded by the coding sequence ATGGTAGCTGGCGGATGGCATACGAGAAAATATGAAAGGGTACCTGCAGGTGGAGAAATTAATTTTTCTCTTTCAAGAATAGAACTCGGTCATAAAAAAGATATATTTTCAAGGGCAGAGATAATCAATTCATCCGAGGGAGGTCTATGCATAAAAACTCAAACGCCCCTTGAGGTCGGTAATATCTTGAATTTTGAATACAGAGGCAATAAAGAGCAGGCAATGGTAAAATGGGTTATCCGTGAAGAGGGTATATACATAGCGGGGATAATGTTTCTTAAAAAGAAATGA
- a CDS encoding Fe-S cluster domain-containing protein translates to MKRTLFIIIMLLYASIAYAGVGGGVEAKEHVDIGSTLKFTALFVAGIGTLFGLGLAFAAKRFAVKIDPKVEMVKEYLAHAHCGACGYAGCEQYAEAVVKDPNVPPNLCTPGGKRSAEMVALITGKKAEIREPIYARIMCQGGWSRSQKRFKYEGVKDCRAAVLAGGGDKSCRYGCLGYGTCARVCPFGAITMTEDHLPYVDIKKCTGCRKCEQACPVKVIEVLPASKQVLVACHSKDRGPETKKNCEVGCIACGICVKVCPFDAPEVKDNLSKINLEKCKVCGLCVTKCPTKAIRDYIPQRPKAFVLDNCIGCQICMKVCPVNAASGELKKKHTIDQSRCIGCGICTAKCPVQAIDGTFNAPEVFRLAAEKKTQQVAVA, encoded by the coding sequence ATGAAAAGAACTCTCTTTATAATCATTATGCTTCTTTATGCCTCTATTGCCTATGCTGGAGTTGGTGGTGGTGTAGAGGCAAAGGAGCATGTTGATATAGGTTCAACGCTGAAATTTACTGCCCTGTTTGTCGCAGGTATCGGAACACTCTTTGGACTTGGTCTTGCCTTTGCAGCAAAGAGGTTTGCAGTTAAGATAGATCCGAAGGTCGAGATGGTAAAGGAATACCTTGCCCATGCCCATTGTGGTGCCTGTGGTTATGCAGGATGTGAACAGTATGCTGAAGCAGTAGTTAAGGATCCCAATGTGCCACCCAATCTCTGTACCCCTGGAGGTAAGAGGTCAGCAGAGATGGTAGCCCTTATAACAGGAAAAAAGGCGGAGATAAGAGAACCCATATACGCAAGGATAATGTGTCAGGGTGGATGGTCAAGGTCACAGAAGAGATTTAAGTACGAAGGTGTAAAGGATTGTAGAGCTGCGGTGCTTGCAGGCGGTGGGGACAAGTCCTGTAGATACGGTTGCCTCGGATATGGAACCTGTGCAAGGGTGTGCCCTTTTGGAGCAATTACAATGACAGAGGATCATCTTCCCTATGTGGATATTAAAAAGTGCACTGGATGCAGGAAATGTGAACAGGCCTGTCCTGTAAAGGTAATTGAGGTCCTGCCAGCATCAAAACAGGTTCTTGTTGCCTGCCATTCAAAAGACAGAGGACCTGAGACAAAGAAGAACTGTGAGGTTGGCTGTATTGCCTGTGGAATATGCGTAAAGGTATGTCCCTTTGATGCACCTGAGGTGAAAGATAATCTTTCAAAGATAAATCTTGAAAAATGCAAAGTCTGCGGACTCTGTGTAACAAAATGCCCCACAAAGGCAATAAGGGACTACATCCCTCAGAGACCGAAGGCCTTTGTCCTTGACAATTGCATAGGATGTCAGATATGCATGAAGGTCTGCCCTGTAAATGCTGCTTCAGGAGAGCTCAAGAAAAAGCACACCATTGACCAGTCAAGGTGCATTGGATGCGGAATCTGTACTGCAAAATGTCCTGTCCAGGCAATAGATGGAACCTTCAATGCACCTGAGGTCTTCAGGCTTGCAGCAGAGAAAAAAACACAACAGGTGGCAGTTGCCTGA
- a CDS encoding RnfABCDGE type electron transport complex subunit A — MGKEFTKLFELFIAASLINNFVFTRFLGLCIFFGVSKKMETAVGMSITFTSVMVISAAISWLIYNYVMIPLDITFLKIVIFIGVVAAFVQASDTIMRKVSPGLYYKLGIYLALISTNCIILAVPLINAGEKYTFIESLSFGLGSGIGFALALIIMASIREKLELADVPAPFRGLPIAFVTTGLIALAFTGFSGLITL, encoded by the coding sequence ATGGGAAAAGAATTTACTAAACTCTTTGAGCTATTTATAGCAGCATCCCTTATAAACAACTTTGTCTTTACAAGATTTCTGGGCCTCTGCATATTCTTCGGTGTATCAAAAAAGATGGAGACAGCGGTCGGGATGAGTATAACCTTTACATCTGTCATGGTAATAAGTGCAGCCATAAGCTGGCTAATCTATAATTATGTAATGATACCCCTTGATATAACCTTTCTTAAGATAGTTATATTCATTGGAGTGGTTGCAGCCTTTGTTCAGGCATCTGATACCATAATGAGAAAGGTCTCTCCAGGTCTTTACTACAAGCTCGGTATCTACCTTGCCCTTATATCAACAAACTGCATTATACTTGCAGTTCCTCTCATAAATGCAGGAGAGAAGTATACATTCATAGAAAGCCTTTCCTTTGGTCTTGGCTCCGGAATAGGTTTTGCCCTTGCATTAATTATAATGGCAAGTATAAGAGAGAAACTGGAACTTGCTGATGTACCAGCTCCATTCAGAGGACTGCCGATTGCCTTTGTTACAACAGGGCTCATAGCCCTTGCTTTTACAGGATTTTCAGGACTTATAACACTGTAA
- the rsxE gene encoding electron transport complex subunit RsxE, with amino-acid sequence MSEEVIKLPEERIRYRDVIINGIVAENTIFKLAISLCPAIAVTSSLRNGVLMGIAVLFVQTMVNITVAAFRRFIHPRIRLPIFMLIISGWVSVTDMTMAAFARDAYKQMGLYIQLIVAFASILARAEMFASKNRIMPSMFDGIGMGLGFLFALTVISFFRELLGKGSLWGIPIVDSKPLLIMILPAGGFLAVGILMAFFNWIDMRYLKKASSGHH; translated from the coding sequence ATGAGTGAAGAGGTTATAAAACTTCCTGAAGAAAGGATCAGATACAGGGACGTCATTATAAATGGAATTGTTGCTGAAAACACCATATTCAAACTTGCCATAAGCCTCTGTCCGGCCATTGCTGTTACAAGCAGTCTCAGAAATGGCGTACTGATGGGAATTGCGGTTCTTTTTGTCCAGACAATGGTCAATATTACTGTTGCTGCCTTCAGGAGATTCATCCACCCAAGGATAAGGCTCCCCATATTCATGCTCATAATTTCCGGATGGGTATCTGTTACTGATATGACAATGGCTGCCTTTGCGAGGGATGCCTATAAGCAGATGGGTCTTTACATTCAGCTCATAGTTGCCTTTGCATCCATACTTGCAAGGGCAGAGATGTTTGCAAGTAAAAACAGGATAATGCCATCCATGTTTGATGGCATTGGCATGGGGCTTGGATTTCTTTTTGCCCTTACTGTAATAAGTTTCTTCAGAGAGCTTCTTGGAAAGGGTTCACTGTGGGGCATTCCTATAGTAGATAGTAAACCTCTTCTCATCATGATACTTCCAGCTGGTGGATTTCTTGCTGTGGGAATCCTTATGGCATTCTTTAACTGGATTGATATGAGATACCTTAAAAAGGCATCATCAGGTCATCACTGA
- a CDS encoding RnfABCDGE type electron transport complex subunit G has translation MTPKDIIKITLNLVVIYIIGALILAAVYAKTSPVIYQKNEQEKQEALKKMAPEAEAIEKLGDWYPHEKHAEYYAVKKGGDVAGYIIQTFGKGYSSYINILVATDKDLRIEKIEILSHAETPGLGDEIETDSFKNQFKGKSLENIKLVKTETTEYIQAITGVTISSRAVTEDGVKNALRFLKETLEGNKQGGS, from the coding sequence ATGACTCCAAAGGATATTATTAAGATTACACTCAATCTAGTTGTTATTTACATAATAGGTGCCCTGATTCTTGCTGCAGTATATGCTAAGACATCTCCTGTTATATACCAGAAAAATGAGCAGGAAAAACAGGAGGCCCTGAAAAAGATGGCACCTGAGGCAGAGGCTATTGAAAAACTCGGCGACTGGTATCCCCATGAAAAGCATGCAGAGTATTATGCTGTGAAGAAGGGTGGTGACGTAGCTGGTTACATAATCCAGACCTTTGGAAAGGGTTACTCAAGTTACATAAATATCCTTGTTGCAACAGATAAAGACCTAAGGATTGAAAAGATAGAGATACTTTCTCATGCAGAAACACCAGGGCTTGGTGATGAGATAGAGACAGATTCATTCAAAAACCAGTTTAAGGGTAAAAGTCTTGAAAATATTAAACTCGTAAAGACAGAGACCACTGAATATATTCAGGCAATCACTGGTGTTACAATCTCCAGCAGGGCTGTTACCGAGGATGGTGTAAAGAATGCACTCAGGTTTTTAAAGGAAACATTAGAAGGCAATAAACAAGGAGGTTCTTGA
- a CDS encoding RnfABCDGE type electron transport complex subunit D translates to MEATKDKLIISVSPHIRSEESVPRIMWTVNLALLPATIMAVYFFGLRALYVLSLSIASAVFFEWAYQKFTKRDITITDGSAFLTGLLLGMNLPPGVPFYLPVIGSFVAIVITKQLFGGLGYNIFNPALIGRAFLLLTWPRIMTTWHEPAGFTVDAKTTATPLMILKEEGIARLIEIFGDRANLYIHLLTGQRAGSLGETSVIAILIGGLFLLWRGYITWHIPLSFLGTAAIIAWIFGGKGALFTGDPLLHLMSGGIMLGAFFMATDYVTSPMVRTAQIIFGIGCGFLTMLIRLKGGYPEGVMFAILIMNCFAPLLDRGFKTRVFGSRKEQKK, encoded by the coding sequence TGGACAGTAAATCTGGCATTGCTTCCAGCAACAATAATGGCTGTTTATTTCTTTGGTTTGAGAGCACTTTATGTACTGAGTCTCTCTATAGCGAGTGCAGTTTTTTTTGAATGGGCGTACCAGAAATTCACAAAGAGGGATATCACTATCACTGATGGAAGTGCCTTTCTTACAGGTTTACTCCTTGGAATGAATCTTCCACCAGGTGTTCCTTTCTATCTTCCGGTGATTGGTTCTTTTGTAGCCATAGTTATTACCAAACAGCTCTTTGGTGGACTGGGATACAATATCTTTAATCCAGCCCTGATTGGCAGGGCCTTTCTTCTTCTTACCTGGCCAAGGATAATGACCACATGGCATGAGCCTGCTGGCTTTACAGTAGATGCAAAGACAACAGCAACACCTCTCATGATACTTAAGGAGGAAGGAATAGCAAGACTCATTGAGATATTCGGTGACAGGGCAAATCTCTACATCCATCTGCTTACAGGTCAGAGGGCTGGTTCACTGGGTGAGACATCAGTAATTGCCATACTTATTGGTGGATTGTTTCTGCTATGGAGAGGTTATATAACCTGGCATATACCCCTGAGTTTTCTTGGTACAGCAGCCATTATAGCATGGATATTTGGAGGTAAGGGTGCTCTTTTTACAGGTGACCCTCTCCTCCATCTCATGAGTGGTGGAATAATGCTTGGAGCATTCTTCATGGCTACTGATTACGTTACCTCTCCGATGGTAAGGACAGCCCAGATTATCTTTGGTATAGGTTGTGGGTTTCTTACAATGCTTATAAGATTAAAGGGAGGTTATCCTGAGGGTGTTATGTTCGCCATTTTAATAATGAACTGTTTTGCACCACTACTTGACAGGGGTTTTAAGACAAGGGTCTTCGGTTCAAGAAAGGAGCAGAAGAAATGA